One stretch of Diorhabda carinulata isolate Delta chromosome 5, icDioCari1.1, whole genome shotgun sequence DNA includes these proteins:
- the LOC130894294 gene encoding DNA-binding transcriptional regulator BolA: MSKVTPNIITMTKIATRIQQKLQTHLEAQHLQVINESYMHNVPKGSETHFKVVVVSNKFTNLPLIKRHRAVTDVLKEELNNGVHALSVEARTPEEWEKSTKNVQPSPSCLGGFGK, encoded by the coding sequence atgtcGAAAGTGACCCCAAATATTATCACTATGACCAAAATTGCGACGAGAATCCAGCAAAAACTTCAAACTCATTTAGAAGCACAACATTTACAAGTGATAAATGAATCTTACATGCACAATGTTCCCAAAGGATCGGAGACTCACTTTAAAGTAGTagttgtttcaaataaatttacaaatttaccaTTAATAAAAAGACATAGAGCGGTAACTGATGTGTTGAAAGAAGAATTAAACAATGGAGTTCACGCTCTTTCTGTGGAAGCTAGAACACCTGAAGAATGGGAGAAAAGCACAAAAAATGTACAACCTAGTCCGTCATGTTTAGGAGGATTTGGCAAATAG
- the LOC130894291 gene encoding probable cytochrome P450 6a13: MFLIYLVVSLPIILYLYIKWRYSYWQNKGVFTIEPVFPAGSLKDVKEGKILYFDFYKKFYLELKKRGLSYGGLYEMMSPVLVPVDLELIKNIMLKDFSHFSDHGLYVNEKVDPLTGSLFLLEGEKWRNHRAKLTPTFTTGKMKMMFHTLAACSKGFQELLKEEVKKNEAVFIKELLARFTTDIIGSVAFGIECNCMKEPNNEFRTQCSKAFGITGKFKRMLHHYSPKWFLKAISFKQTDENVEKFFFDLVKSTIEYREKNNVYRKDFLQMLIELKNTGTITDEETMKTSTHGTSFLTLNEVTAHSFSFFLAGFETSSTTMSFALLELAMNQDIQEKLRKEILEVLKKYDGDITYEGVQEMQYLEQALQETLRKYPPIPLLPRICTKTYKIPNSNVLIEKGTIVKLTVEALQNDPEIYPSPEKFDPDRWSPENSADRSNFAFLSFGEGPRLCIGMRFGKLQAKCGIITILRDYKVSLNEKTQLPVQLNPSFITSVKGGVWLNMESL, from the exons atgtttctaatatatttagttgtaagtttgccaataattttgtatttatacataaaatggAGGTACTCATATTGGCAAAATAAAGGTGTATTCACGATCGAACCCGTCTTCCCAGCTGGCAGTTTGAAGGATGTTAAAgaaggaaaaatattatatttcgatttttataaaaaattttatctcgAATTGAAAAAGAGAGGATTGAGCTATGGAGGGTTATATGAGATGATGTCTCCAGTGCTGGTGCCGGTTGATTtagaattaatcaaaaatatcatgCTGAAAGATTTCAGTCATTTCAGCGACCACGGTTTATATGTGAATGAAAAAGTGGATCCACTAACGGGGAGCTTGTTTCTTTTGGAAGGGGAGAAATGGAGGAATCACAGAGCAAAACTCACTCCCACATTTACAACAG GGAAGATGAAGATGATGTTCCATACTCTTGCCGCTTGTTCTAAGGGCTTTCAGGAATTGTTAAAAGAAGAAGTGAAGAAAAACGAAGcagtatttataaaagaattattaGCTAGATTTACTACGGATATAATAGGATCAGTAGCTTTCGGAATTGAGTGTAATTGTATGAAAGAACCGAACAATGAATTCAGAACGCAGTGCAGCAAAGCTTTCGGCATTACAGGAAAATTTAAGCGGATGCTGCATCATTACTCACCGAAATGGTTCTTAAAGGCGATCAGTTTCAAACAAACTGATGAGAATGtcgaaaaattctttttcgatCTTGTTAAAAGTACCATCGAATACAGAGAGAAAAATAACGTGTATAGGAAAGATTTTTTACAGATGTTGATCGAACTGAAAAATACAG GAACCATAACTGATGAGGAAACGATGAAAACATCTACCCACGGAACCTCTTTCCTCACTTTAAATGAAGTAACAGCTCATTCTTTCAGTTTCTTTTTAGCAGGATTTGAAACTTCTTCCACAACAATGTCGTTCGCTCTTTTAGAGTTAGCAATGAATCaggatattcaagaaaaacTTAGAAAAGAAATActtgaagttttaaaaaaatatgatggtGATATAACCTACGAGGGTGTACAAGAAATGCAATATTTGGAACAAGCTTTGCAGG aaacgtTGAGAAAATACCCTCCGATTCCACTTTTACCAAGAATATGTACGAAAACGTACAAGATCCCAAATTCGAATGTACTAATCGAAAAAGGTACCATAGTAAAACTGACTGTGGAAGCTTTACAAAACGATCCGGAAATATATCCCAGCCCGGAAAAATTCGATCCGGATAGATGGAGTCCTGAAAATTCTGCAGATAGATCGAATTTTGCGTTTTTGTCATTTGGTGAAGGACCTAGGTTATGTATAG GAATGAGATTCGGCAAACTTCAAGCTAAATGTggaataataacaattttaaggGATTATAAAGTCAGTCTTAATGAAAAAACCCAATTACCTGTACAGTTAAATCCTTCTTTCATCACTTCAGTGAAAGGTGGTGTTTGGTTAAACATGGAAAGTTTgtaa